The proteins below are encoded in one region of Paenarthrobacter ilicis:
- a CDS encoding FAD-dependent oxidoreductase yields MSERIVVVGFGPVASRLVDELLPSVRSGLVQLLVVGQEAEAAYNRVMVAELGVGRTSAAALAMADAAELESDGVQVRLGVEVKRIDRARQNVVLSDGATEHYDRLVFATGSRPVIPNLTGLNPDPAHPVLPPGVTTLRDLHDAEVLRTAVSAGQRIVVLGGGVLGLETALAAAEEGARATVVHNGRFPLGRSIDRGSGSVLTASMRAGGVRMAGNARSTGVETAGPGGSFSALLLDDGSAIDGDLLVLSCGVRPRIELAAGCGLPVGQGILVDHHLRTYHEPHMFAIGDCAEVRCADPSCTDCRSASGPSGLVGPGWRQAEWLAEYLVVLARDGQETADALDPLPLEKPGVVVLKARGINLAVAGDNDADPWDEELLEAGATSGRERRQVSQWADPEHGRYVKMTTRGGVLEGLVAVGMPRTAAELVVLFERSSELPADRSLLLRLDGPDQPSGATANDPQRTVCRCAGVSAASIGDSVAEGCSSVADVSKATRAGTGCGGCHEDIKGIIEKHFQAAAA; encoded by the coding sequence GTGAGTGAGCGCATTGTTGTTGTGGGATTTGGCCCCGTGGCTTCCCGCTTGGTGGATGAACTCCTTCCGTCCGTTCGTTCCGGCCTGGTCCAGCTCCTGGTTGTAGGACAAGAAGCCGAGGCCGCGTACAACCGTGTGATGGTTGCCGAACTGGGCGTCGGCCGCACCTCGGCGGCGGCCCTCGCCATGGCGGACGCCGCTGAGTTGGAGTCCGACGGCGTCCAGGTGCGGTTGGGCGTGGAAGTGAAACGGATCGACCGTGCCCGGCAGAACGTGGTCCTCTCCGACGGGGCCACCGAGCACTACGATCGGCTGGTTTTCGCCACCGGTTCCCGCCCTGTCATCCCCAACCTCACCGGACTGAATCCTGATCCGGCCCACCCCGTCCTGCCTCCCGGCGTCACCACCCTGCGGGACCTTCACGACGCAGAGGTGCTGCGCACAGCAGTTTCCGCCGGTCAGCGCATTGTGGTGTTGGGCGGCGGGGTCCTGGGCCTGGAGACCGCCTTGGCCGCAGCGGAGGAGGGCGCCCGGGCAACGGTGGTGCACAATGGGCGGTTTCCGTTGGGCCGCAGCATCGACCGGGGCAGCGGATCGGTCCTGACGGCAAGCATGCGCGCGGGCGGTGTCCGCATGGCCGGCAATGCCCGCTCCACCGGGGTGGAGACCGCCGGCCCCGGCGGATCCTTCTCCGCGCTGCTCCTTGACGACGGGTCCGCGATCGACGGTGACTTGCTGGTGCTCTCCTGCGGCGTGCGTCCGCGGATCGAGTTGGCGGCAGGCTGTGGGCTCCCTGTTGGCCAGGGCATCCTGGTGGACCACCATCTGCGGACCTATCATGAGCCCCACATGTTCGCGATCGGTGACTGTGCCGAAGTACGCTGCGCCGATCCATCCTGCACGGACTGCCGTTCCGCATCCGGACCCTCAGGCCTGGTAGGTCCGGGCTGGCGCCAGGCCGAATGGTTGGCCGAATACCTCGTGGTCCTGGCCCGGGACGGCCAGGAAACCGCTGACGCCTTGGACCCCCTGCCGCTGGAGAAGCCCGGCGTCGTGGTCCTTAAAGCCCGCGGCATCAACCTCGCTGTGGCCGGCGACAACGACGCCGACCCCTGGGACGAAGAGTTGCTGGAAGCAGGAGCGACGTCCGGACGGGAACGCCGCCAGGTCTCCCAGTGGGCGGACCCGGAACACGGCCGGTACGTCAAAATGACCACCCGCGGCGGGGTCCTGGAGGGCCTGGTGGCAGTGGGCATGCCACGGACTGCTGCTGAACTGGTGGTGCTCTTTGAGCGTTCCTCCGAGCTGCCCGCGGACCGGTCATTGCTGCTCCGCCTGGACGGCCCCGACCAGCCCTCCGGGGCCACGGCCAACGATCCCCAGCGGACCGTGTGCCGTTGCGCCGGGGTGAGCGCTGCCAGCATCGGGGACTCCGTGGCAGAGGGATGCTCCTCAGTAGCCGATGTTTCCAAAGCAACCAGGGCCGGAACGGGCTGCGGCGGATGCCACGAGGACATCAAGGGCATCATCGAGAAGCACTTCCAGGCTGCTGCTGCGTGA
- a CDS encoding molybdopterin oxidoreductase family protein has product MPHGAETHCPYCALQCAMTLTPAAPAAGAVPAPETDASQPAAPLEVSGRDFPTNKGGLCRKGWTSASLLRHTGRVTEPMLKGSDGVHQPISWDQALMLVTAAVKDTQRRFGPDAVGVFGGGGLTNEKAYMLGKFARLALRTSRIDYNGRFCMSSAAAAGNRAFGVDRGLPFPVTDLDSASVILMLGSNVAETMPPFVQHLRGARDAGGLIVVDPRRSATAEFTADGGGLHLQPTPGTDLALLLGISHVVVHEGLVDAEFIAARTKGYPAVVRSLSAFWPERVQTITGVPAGLIRETARRLAEGARSGGSYILSGRGVEQHVDGTDTATAAINLSLLLGLPGSARSGYGTLTGQGNGQGGREHGQKADQLPGYRKITDPAARAHVASVWGIEESLIPGPGLPAVELLASLGQPDGVHCLFVHGANVVVSAPDTNAVIRGLRSLDFLVVCDFFMSETAAEADLVLPVTQWAEEEGTLTNLEGRVIRRRQALTPPPGVRSELWLMARLAERLDAPSTFSDDPETVFEELRLASAGGLADYSGIDYAMLDRGEAAYWPFPAGSTGTPRLFTDGFAHADGRAVLVPVTPSKRAARSYADDSLSLATGRLLEHYQSGAQTRRVSELLSAQPQARLVMHPSTAASRGIADGDYATVVNDRGEVLCRAELSTTVRPDTVFLPFHFPGHENANRLTEAATDPISGMPEFKTSRVWVRRAVAAPVPVAAGALPNAKEAL; this is encoded by the coding sequence ATGCCCCACGGCGCCGAAACCCACTGCCCCTACTGCGCCCTCCAGTGCGCCATGACGCTGACCCCCGCCGCACCCGCGGCGGGGGCCGTCCCCGCACCGGAGACAGACGCAAGCCAGCCTGCCGCTCCGCTTGAAGTATCCGGACGCGACTTTCCCACCAACAAGGGCGGGCTGTGCCGCAAGGGCTGGACTTCGGCGTCGTTGCTGCGCCACACCGGCAGGGTCACCGAGCCGATGCTCAAAGGATCCGACGGCGTCCACCAGCCGATCTCCTGGGACCAGGCGTTGATGCTGGTCACCGCAGCCGTCAAGGACACCCAGCGCCGGTTCGGGCCGGACGCCGTTGGGGTCTTCGGCGGCGGAGGCCTCACCAACGAGAAGGCGTACATGCTGGGCAAATTCGCCCGGCTTGCCCTGCGGACCTCCCGCATCGACTACAACGGCCGGTTCTGCATGTCCTCCGCTGCTGCCGCCGGCAACCGCGCCTTCGGGGTGGACCGCGGACTCCCCTTCCCCGTGACAGACCTGGACTCAGCATCGGTAATCCTCATGCTCGGTTCCAACGTGGCAGAGACCATGCCGCCGTTCGTCCAACACCTCCGGGGAGCACGCGACGCCGGCGGACTGATCGTAGTGGACCCCCGCCGCTCCGCCACTGCGGAGTTCACGGCCGACGGCGGCGGCCTCCACTTGCAGCCGACCCCCGGCACCGATTTGGCACTGCTGCTGGGCATCTCCCACGTTGTGGTGCACGAGGGCTTGGTGGATGCAGAGTTCATCGCTGCGCGCACCAAGGGCTACCCGGCAGTGGTACGCAGCCTCAGCGCCTTCTGGCCGGAGCGCGTGCAAACCATCACGGGCGTGCCTGCCGGCCTCATCAGGGAAACGGCCCGGCGCCTGGCAGAGGGCGCCCGCAGCGGTGGCAGTTACATCCTCAGCGGCCGCGGCGTGGAGCAACACGTGGACGGCACGGACACTGCCACGGCCGCCATCAACCTCAGCCTGCTCCTTGGCCTGCCCGGCTCGGCCCGCAGCGGCTATGGAACCCTCACCGGCCAGGGAAACGGGCAGGGTGGCCGCGAGCACGGCCAAAAGGCCGATCAGCTTCCGGGCTACCGCAAGATCACCGATCCCGCCGCCCGGGCACACGTTGCCTCGGTGTGGGGAATCGAGGAGTCGCTGATCCCGGGACCTGGCCTGCCCGCCGTCGAACTTCTTGCGTCACTGGGACAGCCCGACGGCGTCCATTGCCTCTTCGTTCACGGCGCCAACGTGGTGGTATCCGCCCCCGACACCAACGCCGTCATCCGGGGCCTGCGCAGCCTGGACTTCCTGGTGGTGTGCGACTTCTTCATGTCGGAGACCGCCGCCGAAGCCGACCTCGTCCTGCCGGTCACGCAGTGGGCGGAAGAGGAAGGCACCTTGACCAACCTCGAAGGGCGGGTGATCCGGCGTCGTCAAGCGCTGACGCCTCCCCCGGGCGTCCGCAGCGAGCTGTGGCTCATGGCACGCCTGGCCGAGCGCCTGGACGCCCCCTCCACGTTCAGCGATGACCCGGAGACCGTTTTCGAAGAGCTGCGCCTGGCCTCCGCCGGAGGCCTGGCCGACTACTCGGGAATCGACTACGCCATGCTGGACCGCGGCGAGGCCGCCTACTGGCCCTTCCCCGCAGGCTCCACCGGAACTCCTCGGCTTTTCACTGACGGGTTTGCCCATGCCGACGGCCGTGCCGTGCTGGTGCCCGTCACCCCGTCCAAGCGGGCCGCCCGCTCCTACGCCGACGATTCGCTGTCCCTCGCTACCGGCAGGTTGCTGGAGCACTATCAATCCGGGGCCCAGACCAGGCGCGTCAGCGAACTGTTGTCCGCCCAGCCCCAGGCCCGGCTGGTCATGCACCCCTCGACGGCGGCCTCCCGCGGCATTGCCGACGGCGACTACGCCACCGTGGTCAATGACCGGGGCGAGGTCCTCTGCCGCGCAGAGCTCAGCACCACCGTCCGGCCCGACACCGTGTTCCTGCCCTTCCACTTTCCGGGCCACGAAAACGCCAACAGGCTCACGGAAGCTGCGACCGACCCGATCTCCGGGATGCCCGAATTCAAGACCAGCAGGGTATGGGTCCGGCGTGCGGTTGCCGCGCCCGTACCGGTAGCTGCCGGAGCCCTTCCCAACGCCAAGGAGGCATTGTGA
- a CDS encoding MFS transporter, with amino-acid sequence MTVDRSADELAPAQSSATVAPTLEHRPGRWIANWDAEDKGQWEAEGRTIAKRNLYWSIFAEFLGFVVWQLWSIVVVQLPAAGFRFDTNQIFWLISIPSLVGATLRIPYTFMVPKFGGRNWTIVSALLLLIPTTGLALCVSNPETPFGVMLLIAALAGFGGGNFASSMANITFFYPAREKGWALGLNAAGGNLGAAVAQLVVPIAITLLAAGTVNLPMAGIIWIPLIIVAAFGAYKYMNNLTSAKGDVAGSLAALKEPHLWVMAFLYIGTFGSFIGFAGVFPKLIKDYFPDFSSIHVGAVALSLAFLGPLVGSLARPYGGRMADRMGGARMTIMSFASMAIITLTMIWTLPLKNFWLFLSLFLLLFLASGFGNGATYRMIPVIFATSSRAARNGASSAATARLAASSLGLISAIGAYGGFVIPQVLNASNTASGSYTPAFYGFVGAYVLMLAVCWICYIRPARQRNTIGHI; translated from the coding sequence GTGACTGTTGACCGCTCCGCAGATGAACTGGCACCCGCCCAGTCTTCTGCCACCGTCGCCCCCACCCTCGAGCACCGCCCCGGCCGTTGGATCGCCAACTGGGACGCGGAGGACAAAGGCCAGTGGGAAGCCGAAGGCCGGACCATCGCCAAGCGCAACCTCTACTGGTCCATCTTTGCTGAATTCCTCGGATTCGTCGTCTGGCAGCTGTGGTCCATTGTGGTGGTCCAGCTCCCCGCAGCAGGTTTCCGCTTCGACACCAACCAGATTTTCTGGCTCATCTCCATCCCCAGCCTGGTGGGTGCAACGCTGCGGATTCCCTACACCTTCATGGTCCCCAAGTTCGGCGGCCGCAACTGGACCATCGTCTCCGCGCTGCTGCTCCTCATCCCCACAACGGGCCTGGCTCTCTGCGTCTCCAACCCGGAAACACCCTTCGGCGTGATGCTCCTGATCGCTGCCCTGGCTGGTTTCGGTGGCGGTAACTTCGCGAGCTCCATGGCCAACATCACCTTCTTCTACCCGGCCCGGGAAAAAGGCTGGGCCCTGGGCCTGAACGCCGCGGGCGGAAACCTGGGTGCCGCCGTCGCGCAGCTTGTTGTGCCCATCGCCATTACCCTGCTGGCTGCCGGCACCGTCAACCTGCCCATGGCAGGCATCATCTGGATTCCGCTGATCATCGTCGCCGCGTTCGGTGCCTACAAGTACATGAACAACCTCACCAGCGCCAAGGGAGATGTGGCCGGTTCACTGGCCGCCCTCAAGGAACCGCACCTGTGGGTCATGGCGTTCCTGTACATCGGCACCTTTGGCTCCTTCATCGGCTTTGCCGGAGTCTTCCCCAAGCTGATCAAGGACTACTTCCCGGATTTCTCCTCCATCCACGTCGGCGCAGTGGCGCTCTCCCTGGCCTTCCTTGGTCCGCTGGTTGGCTCCCTGGCCCGCCCCTATGGCGGACGCATGGCTGACCGGATGGGCGGCGCACGGATGACCATCATGTCCTTCGCGTCCATGGCCATCATCACCCTCACCATGATCTGGACGCTGCCGCTGAAGAACTTCTGGCTCTTCCTCTCCCTGTTCCTCCTGCTCTTCCTGGCCAGCGGCTTCGGAAACGGCGCAACCTACCGCATGATCCCGGTCATCTTTGCCACGTCCAGCCGCGCGGCACGCAACGGCGCAAGCAGCGCAGCCACCGCACGCCTGGCCGCGTCCTCCCTGGGCCTGATCTCCGCGATCGGCGCCTACGGCGGATTCGTGATCCCGCAGGTGCTGAACGCCTCCAACACTGCAAGCGGCTCCTACACCCCGGCGTTCTACGGATTCGTTGGAGCCTACGTCCTGATGCTCGCCGTTTGCTGGATCTGCTACATCCGCCCCGCCCGGCAGCGCAACACGATCGGACACATCTAG
- a CDS encoding MFS transporter yields MSSTAPSKEGESTQPVNSRGRVIFASMIGTTIEFYDFYVYATASVLVFPKLFFPNATDINALLSAFAIFGVAFVARPVGAIVFGHFGDKFGRKGTLVASLLTMGIATFLIGLLPTATVAGWALLAPLLLVVLRFCQGLALGGEWSGAALLATENAPAGKRAVYGTFPQLGAPIGFIIANLIFIWMRGTLTDQQFMDWGWRVPFLLSAVLVIVGLYVRLKLVESASFSKVIEQDKVQKLPLGATLKNHWRPVLAGTFIMLATYVLFYIMTSFTLTFGKAPSSLEAAKAAAEKSGKPMTQAQMDSFVPGLGIPENQFLWMLIIGVVFFGIFTVVSGPLAEKWGRRKFLLGVTAGIFVFGALWFAMFGPGQAAAMVGLLVGFTLMGLTFGPMAAILPELFPANVRYTGSAIAYNLSSVLGAAPASFIAIALWQLGEGSTAWVGAYMALAAVLTFIALWLSRETKNTDYENNVA; encoded by the coding sequence ATGTCTTCCACAGCACCATCCAAGGAAGGCGAGTCCACTCAGCCAGTGAACTCGCGCGGACGGGTGATCTTCGCCAGCATGATCGGCACGACCATCGAGTTCTATGACTTCTACGTTTACGCAACCGCTTCAGTGCTGGTCTTCCCTAAGCTGTTCTTTCCGAACGCCACAGACATCAATGCCCTCCTCAGTGCCTTCGCAATCTTCGGCGTGGCGTTCGTAGCCCGGCCTGTTGGTGCGATCGTCTTTGGACACTTCGGTGACAAATTTGGCCGGAAGGGCACCCTGGTGGCGTCGTTGCTGACCATGGGTATTGCAACGTTCCTCATAGGGCTCCTACCCACGGCCACCGTTGCAGGCTGGGCACTTCTGGCGCCGCTGCTACTGGTGGTTCTCCGGTTCTGCCAAGGCCTCGCCCTGGGTGGCGAGTGGTCAGGCGCCGCTCTCCTTGCAACGGAGAATGCGCCTGCGGGTAAGCGTGCGGTCTACGGAACATTCCCCCAGCTGGGAGCACCTATCGGTTTTATCATCGCCAACCTGATCTTCATCTGGATGCGCGGAACCCTCACGGATCAGCAGTTCATGGACTGGGGCTGGCGCGTGCCGTTCCTGCTCAGTGCCGTTCTGGTCATCGTGGGCCTCTACGTCAGGCTCAAGCTGGTGGAAAGCGCATCTTTCAGCAAGGTCATCGAACAGGACAAAGTCCAGAAGCTGCCGCTCGGCGCCACCCTGAAGAATCACTGGCGCCCCGTCTTGGCGGGCACCTTCATCATGTTGGCAACCTACGTGCTCTTCTACATCATGACGTCGTTCACACTGACGTTTGGCAAGGCGCCTTCGTCGCTTGAAGCTGCCAAGGCGGCCGCTGAAAAGTCCGGCAAGCCCATGACCCAGGCCCAGATGGATTCCTTCGTTCCTGGCCTGGGGATACCTGAGAACCAGTTCCTGTGGATGCTGATCATTGGTGTGGTCTTCTTCGGAATCTTCACTGTGGTGTCCGGGCCGCTCGCTGAAAAGTGGGGCCGCCGCAAATTCCTGTTGGGCGTGACAGCGGGGATCTTCGTCTTCGGTGCCCTTTGGTTCGCAATGTTTGGTCCCGGCCAGGCAGCTGCCATGGTGGGCCTCCTTGTTGGCTTCACGCTGATGGGCCTGACGTTTGGTCCCATGGCGGCCATCCTGCCCGAGCTGTTCCCGGCCAACGTCCGCTACACGGGTTCGGCGATTGCCTACAACCTCTCGTCCGTCCTCGGCGCGGCACCGGCGTCGTTCATCGCCATTGCGCTCTGGCAGCTGGGCGAGGGTTCAACCGCTTGGGTGGGCGCTTACATGGCGCTCGCAGCGGTGCTGACGTTCATCGCGCTGTGGCTCAGCCGCGAAACCAAGAACACTGACTACGAGAACAACGTGG